Part of the Deltaproteobacteria bacterium genome, GGCATTGAAAGCCCGGCAAGGACGCTTGCGATGTGGGCGGAGTTGGTGTCCGCCACGGCTCCCAGAAGGACCTCGTCGCCGGTGGAAAGAATTTCAGCCGATATCTTTTTCATTTCGCCTCCGAAGTTGACGCGCCTCGTTTACGGCCTTATATAGAAAGCGGAAAACATTTGCCAGAAAGGATATTGCCATGCCCATTTACGAGTTTCACTGTAACGTTTGCAACAAAGACTTCGAGTGCCTGTTGATAGGCAGCGACAAGCCCAAGTGCCCCAAGTGCCAGGGCGACGACGTCAACCGGCTCATGTCGGCCTGCGGCTTCGTGAGCAAGGGCCAGGGCGGCGGAGTCACCCGCACGGCTGCAGCGGATTCCTCCTGCTCCGGCTGCTCATCGGGCTCCTGTTCGAGCTGCGGCCACTGATGGCCGCCCGTCTGGTTCGCATAGGCACCAGGGGAAGCCCGCTGGCCCTGTGGCAGGCCCGGCACGTGGCGGGCCTTCTGGCCGGGCTCGATCCGGGAATCGAAACCGAACTTGTCGTCATAAAGACCCAGGGCGACAGGATTCTGGACGTTCCTCTCGCCAAGGTTGGCGGCAAGGGCCTGTTCATAAAGGAGATCGAGGACGCCCTCCTTGAAAGGCGTGTCGATCTGGCGGTTCACAGCATGAAGGACGTGCCAGCCGAGCTTCCGGAAGGGCTGATGATCGCGGCAATTCCCCCGCGTGAGGACCCCCGCGACGCCCTGGTTGCGGCGGGCGGCGCAATCGACATCGCACATCTGCCCAAAGGCGGCAGGGTGGGAACATCGAGCCTTCGCCGGGCCGCCCAGATTCTCGCAGCAAGGCCGGATATCGTCATCGAGCCCCTTAGGGGAAACGTGGAGACCAGGCTTTCAAAACTCACGTCCATGAATCTTTCCGCCGTGGTGCTGGCTGCTGCGGGCTTAAAGCGCCTGGGTTTCGAAAACCGCATAACGGCGTTCGTCCCGGCCACGGAGATGCTTCCGGCGGTGGGCCAGGGAGCCCTGGCCCTTGAAACGAGGGCTGACGACGAGTTCACGTCGGGCCTCGCCCGAAGGCTCGATGACCCGGAAACACGGGCCGCCGTAACAGCCGAGCGGGCCTTTTTAAGCCGGGTGGAGGGCGGATGCCAGGTTCCGGTGGCGGCCCACGCCAAGGTGGAAAACGGGTTTATTTCACTTGATGCCCTAATAGCGGACGTCAGCGGCTCCCCATGTTTCAGGGACTCTGTTTCAGGCCCAGTCGCCGAGGCCGCCAGTCTGGGCGTTACGCTGGCAGACTGGCTTCTCGATCGCGGGGGCAGGGAAATCATGGCCAGGCTTCTGGCCTAGGACGTCCGGACGGTTCGCCGTTTATCCGCAGGATATCCGGCCTGATTCGATTTCATTTAGGATGACATAATGGGAAAAGTCTATCTGGTGGGAGCCGGGCCGGGCGATCCGGGCCTTCTCACGGTGAGGGGTCGCGAGCTTCTCGAACGCGCGGACGTGGTGATCTACGATTTTCTTGCGGCCCCGGCCCTTCTGCGCCACGCGAGGCCGGACGCCCAAATCATCTATGTGGGCAAGAAGGGCGGCGACCACACCCTGCCCCAGGAGGGCATAAACGAGCTTCTGGTGCGGAAGGCCAGGGAAGCCGATACGGTGGTTCGCCTGAAGGGCGGGGACCCCTACGTTTTCGGCAGGGGGGCCGAGGAGGCCGAGGTCCTGGTGGAAGCGGGAATTCCCTTCGAGGCAGTTCCGGGCGTAACCGCAGGCGTGGCGGCCCCGGCCTACGCGGGCATCCCGGTCACCCATCGCCGTTTCGCTTCATCGGTGGCCTTCATAACAGGCCACGAGGACCCGGAAAAGGCCGGGTCGGACCTGGACTGGCCCGGAATCGCAAGGGGGGCCAACACCCTGGTCTTTTTCATGGGCATGAAGAACCTGCCGGAAATCTCCGCAAGGCTCATTGAAAACGGCAGGGCCGCCGACACCCCATGCGCCCTGGTCAGATGGGGCACCACTTCGGAGCAGACGAGCCTTTTCGGCGACCTTTGCAACATAGCCCAAAAGGCCAGGGACGCCGGAATGAAGCCGCCCGCTGTCCTGGTAGTGGGCTGGGTGGTGTCGTTAAGGGAAAAGCTCGACTGGTTCACGATTAGGCCCCTTTTCGGAAAAACAGTGGTGGTCACCCGCGCGCGGGCCCAGGCCAGCGACCTTGTGAAAAGGCTCGAGGAAATGGGCGCGCGGGTTCTTGAAACCCCCACCATAAGGGTCGTTCCGCCGGAAAATTCCGCCCCCCTGGACGAGGCCATCGCTCGCATTACGGATTTCGACTGGGTGAGCTTCACCAGCGTAAACGCCGTTGAATATTTTTTCGACAGGCTCTTTAAATCAGGACGCGACGCAAGGGCCCTTGGAGGCGCGAAAATAGCTGCCATAGGCCCAGCCACGGCGGCCCGCCTGAAAAATTACGGCCTTGTCACCGACATCCTTCCCGAAACCTATCGCGCAGAATCCGTTGTCGACGCCTTTTCGGCGCTCGACATGAAGGCCAGGCGCGTGCTCCTGCCAAGGGCGGCGGAAGCCAGGCCAGTGCTTCCGGCGGAGCTTTCCCGGATGGGCGCACTCGTCACCGAAGTGGCCGCCTACCGCACCATCGCAGCAAATGAAGGCAAAAAGGAGCTTTTGGACGAGCTTCAGTCGGGCTCGGTGGACATGGTAACCTTCACCAGTTCATCCACGGTTTCCAACTTCGCGTCCCTTTTCGGGCCGGGCGAAATGGCCGGGCTCATGAAGGGCGTGGCCGTGGCCTGCATAGGCCCGGTGACCGCCGACACGGCCAGGAGCCTTGGGCTTTCGGTAAGCCTGGTTGCCGACGAGTTCACCATAGACGGGCTTTGCAGGGCCATCGGCGGTCATTGCGCAGCAAAATCCATCGGCTGAGCCGCTCAGGCGTGTTCGGAACACGCAGGGGATTTCCCGGCTCATCTTCGCAACGTGAAGGAGACAAGGCATGAGACGTTCTTTTTTGATGGCGATTCCGCTTCTCGTCCTTTTTCTTGCGGCAGGCCCGATCAGCGTGGCCTTTGCCAAGGAGGAAGCGGTTGCCACGGTCAACGGGGTTATCATTCCCCAATCCGACCTGTTGCGCATGATGGTGAACATCCAGATGACGGCCCAGCAGGAAGGCCGCAGGCTGAGCCAGGCCGAGGTGGTTTCCTGGCGCAAGAAGGTCCTGGATCAGCTCATAGGCTATGAGCTCTTGTACCAGGAGGCGAAAAAAGCCAAACTGTCCGTTGATCCCAAATTGATCGATCAATACATAGCCAAGGCCAGAAGCGGCTTTCCGTCGGACGTGGAGTTCAAAAGGGCCTTATCCAGAAAACAGCTTTCCGAGGAGATTTTAAGAAGGGAAATCGAGCGGGACAAGCTGGTGGAGAAGTATCTTGCAGAAAAATTCCTTAAAACCGCCACGCCCACCGAGGAGACCATAAAAAAATATTACGACGCGCACCCCGAAAGGTGGAGCGAAATGCGCGCAAGGCACATCCTGGTGGCCTTTGACGCAAAGGCTCCCGCCACCAAGGCGGCGGCCCGGAAAAAAATCGACGAGATACTGGCCAAGCTGAAAAAGGGCGCCGATTTCGCAAGCATGGCGCGCCAGAATTCCTCCTGCCCTTCCAGGGAAAGGGGCGGAGACCTGGATTTTTTTGCAAGGGGGCAGATGGTGCCGGAGTTTTCCCAGGCCGCCTTCGCCCTGGCTCCCGGACAGTTGAGCCCCGTGGTTGAAACCAAGTTCGGCTTTCACGTGATCAAAGCTGAAGAAAAACGCACCATCAGCTACAACCAGGCGAAAGATCAGATCCGTGGGGAACTGCTGGGGCAAAGCATGGAGGAATTGGCCGACCGCCACGTGGCCGACCTGCGCAGGAA contains:
- a CDS encoding zinc ribbon domain-containing protein — protein: MPIYEFHCNVCNKDFECLLIGSDKPKCPKCQGDDVNRLMSACGFVSKGQGGGVTRTAAADSSCSGCSSGSCSSCGH
- the hemC gene encoding hydroxymethylbilane synthase, which translates into the protein MAARLVRIGTRGSPLALWQARHVAGLLAGLDPGIETELVVIKTQGDRILDVPLAKVGGKGLFIKEIEDALLERRVDLAVHSMKDVPAELPEGLMIAAIPPREDPRDALVAAGGAIDIAHLPKGGRVGTSSLRRAAQILAARPDIVIEPLRGNVETRLSKLTSMNLSAVVLAAAGLKRLGFENRITAFVPATEMLPAVGQGALALETRADDEFTSGLARRLDDPETRAAVTAERAFLSRVEGGCQVPVAAHAKVENGFISLDALIADVSGSPCFRDSVSGPVAEAASLGVTLADWLLDRGGREIMARLLA
- the cobA gene encoding uroporphyrinogen-III C-methyltransferase; amino-acid sequence: MGKVYLVGAGPGDPGLLTVRGRELLERADVVIYDFLAAPALLRHARPDAQIIYVGKKGGDHTLPQEGINELLVRKAREADTVVRLKGGDPYVFGRGAEEAEVLVEAGIPFEAVPGVTAGVAAPAYAGIPVTHRRFASSVAFITGHEDPEKAGSDLDWPGIARGANTLVFFMGMKNLPEISARLIENGRAADTPCALVRWGTTSEQTSLFGDLCNIAQKARDAGMKPPAVLVVGWVVSLREKLDWFTIRPLFGKTVVVTRARAQASDLVKRLEEMGARVLETPTIRVVPPENSAPLDEAIARITDFDWVSFTSVNAVEYFFDRLFKSGRDARALGGAKIAAIGPATAARLKNYGLVTDILPETYRAESVVDAFSALDMKARRVLLPRAAEARPVLPAELSRMGALVTEVAAYRTIAANEGKKELLDELQSGSVDMVTFTSSSTVSNFASLFGPGEMAGLMKGVAVACIGPVTADTARSLGLSVSLVADEFTIDGLCRAIGGHCAAKSIG
- a CDS encoding peptidylprolyl isomerase; translated protein: MRRSFLMAIPLLVLFLAAGPISVAFAKEEAVATVNGVIIPQSDLLRMMVNIQMTAQQEGRRLSQAEVVSWRKKVLDQLIGYELLYQEAKKAKLSVDPKLIDQYIAKARSGFPSDVEFKRALSRKQLSEEILRREIERDKLVEKYLAEKFLKTATPTEETIKKYYDAHPERWSEMRARHILVAFDAKAPATKAAARKKIDEILAKLKKGADFASMARQNSSCPSRERGGDLDFFARGQMVPEFSQAAFALAPGQLSPVVETKFGFHVIKAEEKRTISYNQAKDQIRGELLGQSMEELADRHVADLRRKARITILLDDSGKPSAKK